In Archocentrus centrarchus isolate MPI-CPG fArcCen1 chromosome 21, fArcCen1, whole genome shotgun sequence, the following are encoded in one genomic region:
- the LOC115800352 gene encoding inosine-uridine preferring nucleoside hydrolase has protein sequence MRKKLLLDVDCGVDDAQAIMMALAAPNVQVVGITCVHGNTSVENVCKNVLRVLQACNRLEIPVFKGAAKPILGDSGISAGHFHGKDGLGDAPDCNAPGLELVQKENAVTAIIRIVNENPGEVSLAATAPLTNLALAMRMDPSLPSKLKALYIMGGNTESRGNTTVCGEFNFTADPEAAYVVLNEYHCPTYLACWEFTCHSMLSWEFCDEWLAQETSKAHFMKKIFRYSYEISQTEHFQKEFVAGSGFISCDSYAVAAAIDDSFIIESDYYPVSVELTGTHTRGMMIVDTVGFLKNARKVFLMKKVDLEKFKQMMMAALQ, from the exons ATGAggaagaagctgctgctggatgTGGACTGTGGTGTGGACGATGCGCAGGCCATCATGATGGCCCTGGCCGCCCCAAATGTGCAGGTCGTGGGCATCACCTGTGTGCACGGAAACACCTCAGTGGAGAATGTGTGTAAAAACGTGCTGCGAGTCCTGCAAGCCTGCAATCGCTTGGAG ATTCCAGTGTTTAAAGGTGCTGCTAAGCCGATTCTTGGTGACAGCGGCATCAGTGCGGGCCACTTCCATGGGAAGGATGGCCTGGGTGACGCTCCGGACTGCAACGCTCCGGGTCTGGAGTTGGTTCAGAAGGAAAACGCGGTGACTGCTATAATCAGGATTGTAAACGAGAACCCAGGAGAG GTATCTCTGGCTGCCACAGCACCCCTCACCAATTTGGCTCTGGCTATGAGGATGGATCCATCTCTGCCGAGCAAACTCAAAGCCCTCTACATTATGGGAGGCAACACTGAAT CCCGAGGAAACACTACAGTGTGTGGCGAGTTTAATTTTACTGCAGATCCAGAGGCTGCATACGTCGTGCTAAACGAGTACCACTGCCCCACCTACTTGGCTTGCTGGGAGTTCACCTGCCACAGCATGCTGTCCTGG GAGTTCTGCGATGAGTGGTTGGCGCAGGAAACCAGTAAAGCTCActtcatgaaaaaaatcttcCGCTACAGCTACGAGATATCACAAACTGAACACTTCCAGAAAGAGTTCGTCGCTGGTTCGGGTTTCATTTCCTGCGACTCGTACGCCGTGGCCGCAGCCATAGATGATTCGTTCATCATAGAAAGCGACTATTATCCAGTTAGCGTGGAGTTGACAGGCACCCACACCAGAGGCATGATGATAGTGGACACTGTGGGTTTCCTGAAGAATGCTCGCAAGGTTTTTCTAATGAAGAAGGTGGACTTGGAGAAGTTCAAGCAGATGATGATGGCAGCTTTACAGTAA
- the coa5 gene encoding cytochrome c oxidase assembly factor 5 produces the protein MPKYYEDKEEDTRACAGIREDFKACLLQHDCVVKEGKMPSECLKEGHCKALQTSFFECKRSMLDTRSRFRGRKGN, from the exons ATGCCGAAATATTACGAAGATAAAGAGGAGGATACCAGAGCATGCGCGGGCATCAGAGAAGACTTTAAGGCATGTCTCCTTCAGCACGACTGCGTTGTTAAG gAGGGAAAGATGCCCAGTGAGTGTCTAAAGGAGGGCCACTGCAAAGCCCTGCAGACGTCCTTCTTTGAGTGCAAGAGATCAATG CTGGACACAAGGTCGAGATTCAGAGGAAGGAAAGGTAACTGA